In Marinitoga sp. 38H-ov, a genomic segment contains:
- a CDS encoding penicillin-binding transpeptidase domain-containing protein, giving the protein MQRISLIFFIIIILYISLISYILILRPYSIKENNKINISGNKLATLVDKEGRIIAIDKTIYEVWLDLKTIKNRNKLDSLKSDLEKLLNDDDFNKNYILLGKYDDNLEINTYLPKNILKYSKTYLTYERNYNTSFGLRKNIGELNKTEYGIEPYLYNIGILNDYDKINLSLDLKMQKIAYEELSKMIKEQDAEGGTVIILETKTGKIRAAVSNYPWNMAFMGYIEPGSTIKPLIFAIALEEGIISPYQKFDLTPYISPVPNINFTIGEAEGHHFDTLDAKDAIAYSSNVAAVQVMKKIMNNFSNEWLYNKLELMGFGKKTGVEFNKEISGILPEPENWYKITPYQIAIGQGIGVTPIQLVSIFNVFANDGKYVKPTFLENNAIKDIQVFSPETSNLMKDWLRYTMLKGTARTAYKPGVLIAGKTGTAQKAISGEGYSDKYYSLFVGFFPASKPKYTIVSIIDDPKKEYYGGEVAAPVATNIFYRLENYSESNKVNIINGYLPNLKGKSISEALFILKSLGINENKIVLSGNGNYIIDQKPDKSYDLNKIDYVILILGDEFDEKNTNIR; this is encoded by the coding sequence GTGCAAAGAATTAGTTTAATATTCTTCATTATTATTATTCTTTATATATCTTTAATTTCCTATATTTTAATTTTAAGACCATATTCAATTAAAGAAAATAATAAAATAAATATTAGCGGAAATAAATTAGCGACCTTAGTTGATAAAGAAGGTCGTATTATTGCTATAGATAAAACTATATATGAAGTTTGGTTAGATTTAAAAACTATAAAAAATAGAAACAAATTAGATTCATTAAAATCTGATTTGGAAAAATTATTAAATGATGATGATTTTAATAAAAATTATATTTTATTAGGAAAATATGATGATAATCTTGAAATCAATACTTATTTACCTAAAAATATTTTAAAATATTCTAAAACATATTTAACATATGAAAGAAATTATAATACATCTTTTGGCCTAAGAAAAAATATAGGAGAATTAAATAAAACAGAATATGGAATAGAACCATATTTATATAATATAGGTATTTTAAATGATTATGATAAGATAAATTTATCATTAGATTTAAAAATGCAAAAAATTGCTTATGAAGAATTATCTAAAATGATTAAAGAACAAGATGCTGAAGGTGGTACTGTTATTATTTTAGAAACTAAAACAGGAAAGATAAGAGCTGCTGTTTCTAATTATCCTTGGAATATGGCTTTTATGGGTTATATTGAGCCAGGTTCTACAATAAAACCTCTAATCTTTGCCATTGCTTTAGAAGAAGGCATTATTTCGCCTTATCAAAAATTTGATTTAACTCCTTATATTTCTCCTGTTCCTAATATTAATTTCACTATTGGCGAAGCAGAAGGACATCATTTTGACACATTGGATGCAAAAGACGCAATTGCTTATTCATCTAATGTTGCTGCGGTACAAGTTATGAAAAAAATAATGAATAATTTTTCAAATGAATGGTTATATAACAAATTAGAATTAATGGGTTTCGGGAAAAAAACCGGTGTTGAGTTTAATAAGGAAATTTCTGGAATACTACCAGAACCAGAAAATTGGTATAAAATTACCCCTTACCAAATAGCTATAGGTCAAGGTATTGGAGTTACTCCTATACAACTTGTTTCAATTTTTAATGTTTTTGCTAATGATGGAAAATATGTAAAACCTACATTTTTAGAAAATAATGCTATAAAAGATATTCAAGTTTTTTCACCAGAAACCTCTAATCTAATGAAAGATTGGTTGAGGTATACTATGTTAAAAGGGACTGCCAGAACTGCATATAAACCTGGTGTTTTAATTGCTGGTAAAACAGGAACTGCACAAAAAGCAATTTCCGGAGAAGGTTATTCAGACAAATATTATTCATTATTTGTTGGTTTTTTTCCAGCCTCAAAACCAAAATATACAATTGTTTCAATTATCGATGATCCAAAAAAAGAATATTATGGAGGAGAAGTTGCTGCTCCAGTTGCAACAAATATTTTTTATAGATTAGAGAATTATTCTGAATCAAATAAAGTTAACATAATTAATGGTTATCTTCCAAATTTAAAAGGAAAATCTATTTCCGAAGCATTATTCATATTAAAATCATTGGGTATAAATGAAAATAAAATAGTTTTATCTGGGAATGGAAATTATATCATTGATCAAAAGCCAGATAAATCTTATGATTTAAATAAAATTGATTATGTTATACTAATATTAGGAGATGAATTTGATGAAAAAAATACTAATATACGGTGA
- the rsmH gene encoding 16S rRNA (cytosine(1402)-N(4))-methyltransferase RsmH — MRKYEDFHKSVMVNEVLENLITKEDGIYVDCTTGEGGHIKAIYEKTNGKAKIIGVDLDYEVLEIAENRLKEITSDIEFFKSSYRDIDIVLHGLGIEKVDGFLMDLGVSTFQLKGENRGFTFMQDEPLDMRMDPDSDFTAWNVINEYEEDKLSKIIFEYGEEFKFARRIAKSIVNSRPINTTFELVEAIKKALPPKERYNRKRHFATKTFQAIRIEVNKEFDNIITALEKFPDFLNIGGRICVISFHSLEDKIVKNFFRNHEKLKLLTKKPILPTEEEIKENPRARSARIRVAERV, encoded by the coding sequence ATGCGTAAATATGAAGATTTTCATAAAAGTGTTATGGTTAATGAGGTTTTAGAAAATTTAATAACCAAGGAAGATGGAATATATGTTGATTGTACCACTGGTGAAGGCGGACATATTAAGGCTATTTATGAAAAAACAAATGGTAAAGCTAAAATAATAGGTGTAGATTTAGATTATGAAGTTTTAGAAATAGCTGAAAATAGGCTAAAAGAAATAACAAGTGATATTGAATTTTTTAAATCCTCATATAGAGATATTGATATAGTTTTACATGGATTAGGAATAGAAAAAGTTGATGGCTTTTTAATGGATTTAGGCGTTTCTACATTTCAATTAAAAGGAGAAAATCGTGGATTCACTTTTATGCAAGATGAACCATTAGATATGAGAATGGATCCTGATTCTGATTTTACTGCATGGAACGTTATTAATGAATACGAAGAAGATAAACTATCTAAAATTATTTTCGAATATGGTGAAGAATTTAAATTTGCAAGAAGAATTGCAAAAAGTATTGTAAATTCAAGACCTATTAACACTACATTTGAATTAGTAGAAGCTATTAAAAAGGCTTTACCGCCAAAAGAAAGATATAATAGAAAAAGACATTTTGCTACAAAAACTTTTCAAGCAATTAGAATAGAAGTTAATAAGGAATTTGATAATATAATAACTGCTTTAGAAAAATTTCCTGACTTTTTAAATATTGGTGGTAGAATATGTGTAATTTCTTTCCATTCTTTAGAAGATAAAATTGTTAAGAATTTTTTTAGAAATCATGAAAAACTAAAGTTATTAACAAAAAAGCCGATATTACCTACAGAAGAAGAAATAAAAGAGAACCCCAGAGCAAGGAGTGCTCGTATTAGGGTAGCCGAAAGAGTTTAA
- a CDS encoding ABC transporter ATP-binding protein has product MMTGPVEKANDFKGTMKRLVNYLSPYKVALIIAIIFAMASAAFSIIGPKILGKVTTKIFEGIIGKIMGSTQGIDFVYIGRIMLILLGIYTLSAIFGYIQGWLMTGVSAKVTYNLRKQIMEKIHKMPLKYFDGTNHGEILSRITNDVDTISNTLNQSLSQMITSLTTVLGVLVMMLTISWQMTLVSLIILPLSGFLMMFIIKRSQKHFKKRQEFLGHVNGHVEEMYGGHVIMKAFNGEEKSINKFKKMNTELYDSEWKSQFLSSIMMPLMNFVGNLGYVVVAVMGGWFAAIKVIEVGDIQAFIQYVRSFTQPIAQLANISNIFQQTAAAAERVFEFLDNEEEIETTKVKIDINNVKGKVEFKNVKFGYNPEKIVIKNFSEVVKPGQTVAIVGPTGAGKTTLVKLLMRFYDVNDGAILIDDINIKDYSREELRSIFGMVLQDTWLFSGTIMDNIRYGRLDATEEEIIEAAKMAHVDSFVHALPNGYHMEINEEMNNLSQGEKQLITIARAFLANPKILILDEATSSVDTRTELKVQQAMERLMKGRTSFVIAHRLSTIKNADLIIVMNEGDVIEQGTHEELLSKNGFYAELYNSQFELAEEM; this is encoded by the coding sequence ATGATGACTGGGCCTGTTGAAAAGGCAAATGATTTTAAAGGAACAATGAAAAGGTTAGTTAATTATCTTTCTCCATATAAAGTCGCTTTAATTATTGCTATTATTTTTGCAATGGCAAGTGCAGCTTTTTCAATAATAGGGCCTAAAATATTAGGTAAAGTTACAACAAAAATATTTGAAGGTATAATAGGAAAAATAATGGGAAGCACTCAAGGTATAGATTTTGTTTATATAGGAAGAATTATGCTTATTCTATTAGGTATATATACACTTAGTGCTATTTTCGGGTATATACAAGGCTGGTTAATGACAGGTGTATCAGCTAAGGTAACGTATAATTTAAGAAAACAAATTATGGAAAAGATTCATAAAATGCCTTTGAAATATTTTGATGGTACTAATCATGGTGAAATTTTATCAAGAATAACAAATGATGTTGATACTATTAGTAATACATTAAACCAAAGTTTATCTCAAATGATAACTTCTTTAACAACTGTATTAGGCGTTTTAGTAATGATGTTAACTATTAGTTGGCAAATGACTCTAGTTAGTTTAATAATTCTTCCATTATCTGGTTTTTTAATGATGTTCATTATTAAAAGATCTCAAAAACACTTTAAAAAGAGACAAGAATTTTTAGGTCACGTTAATGGACATGTTGAAGAAATGTATGGTGGTCATGTTATTATGAAAGCATTTAATGGCGAGGAAAAAAGCATAAATAAATTTAAAAAAATGAATACTGAATTATATGATTCAGAGTGGAAATCACAGTTTTTATCTAGTATTATGATGCCTTTAATGAATTTTGTAGGTAATTTGGGATATGTTGTAGTAGCTGTAATGGGTGGATGGTTTGCTGCAATAAAAGTTATTGAAGTTGGAGATATTCAAGCTTTTATTCAATACGTTAGATCTTTTACTCAACCAATAGCTCAGCTTGCTAACATTTCTAATATTTTCCAACAAACTGCAGCTGCTGCAGAAAGAGTATTTGAATTTTTAGATAACGAAGAAGAAATTGAAACTACAAAAGTTAAAATAGATATAAATAATGTTAAAGGAAAAGTTGAATTTAAAAATGTCAAGTTTGGATATAATCCAGAAAAAATTGTTATTAAAAACTTCTCTGAAGTTGTTAAACCTGGTCAAACAGTAGCTATTGTTGGCCCAACCGGAGCTGGAAAAACAACGCTAGTTAAATTATTAATGAGATTTTACGATGTAAATGATGGAGCTATTTTAATTGACGATATAAATATAAAAGATTATTCAAGAGAAGAATTAAGATCAATTTTTGGAATGGTTTTACAAGATACTTGGTTATTTAGCGGAACAATAATGGATAATATTAGATATGGTAGATTAGATGCTACAGAAGAAGAAATTATAGAAGCTGCTAAAATGGCTCATGTGGATAGTTTTGTTCACGCGCTTCCAAATGGATATCATATGGAAATAAACGAAGAAATGAATAATTTATCTCAAGGTGAAAAACAATTAATTACTATTGCTCGTGCATTTCTAGCAAATCCTAAAATTTTGATTTTAGATGAAGCTACTAGTTCTGTTGATACAAGAACAGAATTAAAGGTTCAACAAGCAATGGAAAGATTAATGAAAGGCAGAACTAGTTTTGTTATAGCGCATAGATTATCTACTATTAAAAATGCTGATTTAATCATTGTAATGAACGAAGGAGATGTTATAGAACAAGGAACACATGAGGAATTATTAAGCAAAAATGGTTTCTATGCAGAATTATATAATTCTCAATTTGAATTAGCAGAGGAAATGTGA
- a CDS encoding ABC transporter ATP-binding protein, protein MLKLIKYLKPYTLYLILAVLFLFVQAKVDLSLPDYMSNIVNIGIQQNGIEDTIPVAIRSSQMKNLFLFMSNEEKTKILNLYEYIKPDNESYKEYLQKYPNLNSESVYILKEKINDSELEKIFAKAFLAVTALERGETEGLNINKNSKLNIFKLINFLPLQQRVDFANNIYEKMQITGEEMIKQSLIMSVKNEYEQLGIDLNKIQRNYILKSGSIMLLITLLGAVMAITVGFFASKTAAGLAKDLRKKIFTKVEFFAGEEFDKFSTASLITRTTNDITQIQNVMVILIRIMFYAPILSIGAIFKALEKSPSLSWIIGLAVALLLTLIGIIFYFALPKFKLFQKLVDKLNLVSRENLTGMMVIRAFNTKNKEKERFDNVNNDITKTQLFIGRLMSLLMPIMMFVLNGVMLLIIWFGAKQVNNFNLQVGDMMAFMQYSMQVIFSFLMMSMIFIFLPRASVSANRIVEVLETEPSIVDPKEPKSLNENVTGIIEFKNVYFKYPGAEDYALKNINFKALPGKTTAIIGSTGSGKSTLINLIPRFYDVTEGQVLIDGIDVRELTQNELRKYIGYVPQKTTLFSGTIESNIKYGNENLSDEEMEKVADIAEALEFINKFPDKFKHEVSQGGANFSGGQKQRLSIARALAKKPKIYIFDDSFSALDFKTDLKVRRKLREYTKTGTFIIVAQRIATIMNADQIIVLDEGEIVGIGKHKELLENCPVYREIAYSQLSEEELA, encoded by the coding sequence GTGCTCAAATTAATAAAATATCTAAAGCCGTATACATTATATTTAATTTTAGCAGTGCTTTTTTTATTTGTACAAGCAAAAGTGGATTTATCTTTACCTGATTATATGTCAAATATTGTGAATATTGGTATTCAACAAAATGGTATAGAAGATACTATACCCGTTGCAATAAGAAGTAGTCAAATGAAAAATCTATTTTTGTTTATGTCAAATGAAGAAAAAACAAAAATCCTAAATTTATATGAATATATAAAACCTGATAATGAATCATATAAAGAATATTTACAAAAATATCCAAATTTAAATAGTGAGTCTGTATATATATTAAAAGAAAAAATAAATGATTCAGAATTAGAAAAAATTTTCGCAAAAGCTTTCTTAGCGGTAACAGCATTAGAAAGAGGGGAAACCGAGGGTTTAAATATTAATAAAAATAGCAAATTAAATATATTTAAACTTATTAATTTTTTACCTCTTCAACAAAGAGTAGATTTTGCAAATAATATTTATGAAAAAATGCAAATAACCGGCGAAGAAATGATAAAACAATCTTTAATTATGTCTGTTAAGAATGAATATGAACAATTAGGAATTGATTTAAATAAAATACAAAGAAATTATATCTTAAAATCTGGTAGCATAATGCTTTTAATAACATTATTAGGTGCAGTAATGGCAATAACAGTAGGATTTTTTGCATCTAAAACTGCTGCTGGGTTAGCAAAAGATTTGAGGAAAAAAATTTTTACAAAAGTAGAGTTTTTTGCTGGTGAAGAATTTGATAAATTTTCAACAGCATCACTAATAACCAGAACAACAAATGATATTACACAAATACAAAATGTAATGGTTATATTAATTAGAATAATGTTCTATGCTCCTATTTTAAGTATCGGAGCTATATTTAAAGCATTGGAAAAAAGTCCTTCGTTATCTTGGATAATAGGATTGGCTGTAGCTTTACTATTAACTTTAATAGGTATAATATTCTATTTTGCATTACCTAAGTTTAAGCTATTTCAAAAATTAGTAGATAAACTAAATTTAGTTTCCAGAGAAAATTTAACAGGTATGATGGTAATTAGAGCTTTTAATACAAAAAACAAAGAAAAAGAAAGATTTGATAATGTAAATAATGATATAACCAAAACTCAACTATTTATTGGTAGATTAATGTCATTATTAATGCCTATTATGATGTTTGTATTGAATGGCGTAATGTTATTGATAATATGGTTTGGAGCAAAACAAGTAAATAATTTCAATCTTCAAGTTGGGGATATGATGGCATTTATGCAATATTCTATGCAAGTTATTTTCTCATTTTTAATGATGTCAATGATATTTATATTTTTACCTAGAGCAAGTGTTTCTGCAAACCGTATTGTTGAGGTTTTAGAAACAGAACCTTCTATAGTTGATCCAAAAGAGCCAAAATCTTTAAATGAAAATGTAACTGGAATTATAGAATTTAAGAACGTATATTTCAAATATCCTGGAGCCGAAGATTATGCATTAAAAAATATTAATTTTAAAGCTTTACCTGGAAAAACTACTGCTATAATTGGATCTACAGGTTCTGGTAAATCAACTTTAATTAATTTAATACCTAGATTCTATGATGTTACGGAAGGTCAGGTATTAATTGATGGTATAGATGTACGCGAATTAACTCAAAACGAATTAAGAAAATATATAGGATATGTACCCCAAAAAACTACATTGTTCAGTGGTACCATTGAATCAAATATTAAATATGGTAATGAAAATTTATCAGACGAAGAAATGGAAAAGGTAGCTGATATTGCTGAAGCTTTAGAGTTTATTAATAAATTTCCAGATAAATTTAAACATGAAGTTTCTCAAGGCGGTGCTAATTTCTCAGGTGGTCAAAAACAAAGATTGTCTATCGCTAGAGCTTTAGCTAAAAAACCAAAAATTTATATATTTGATGATAGTTTTTCAGCATTAGATTTTAAAACAGATTTAAAGGTTAGAAGAAAATTGAGAGAATATACTAAAACAGGAACATTTATTATTGTCGCACAAAGAATAGCTACTATTATGAATGCGGATCAAATTATAGTCTTAGATGAAGGAGAAATTGTTGGAATTGGAAAACATAAAGAATTATTAGAAAACTGTCCTGTATATAGAGAAATAGCTTATTCTCAATTGTCAGAGGAGGAATTAGCATGA
- a CDS encoding MarR family transcriptional regulator translates to MKKTYEVMILFKEIRELVKKTMVTSFEDCEITSSQWMLLGALLKNGRMTMSELSNYIGLSNSTVSGIVDRLEKQGYIKRIRDDNDRRKVFVEITEKFNDIAKKRHESIEKKFEERLHKVSENELDIVIDGLKILKKIFEEE, encoded by the coding sequence TTGAAGAAAACATATGAGGTAATGATTTTGTTTAAAGAAATTAGGGAATTAGTAAAAAAAACTATGGTTACTAGTTTTGAAGATTGTGAAATAACATCTTCTCAGTGGATGTTATTAGGAGCATTACTAAAAAATGGAAGAATGACTATGAGTGAATTAAGTAATTATATTGGATTATCAAACAGTACAGTTTCTGGTATAGTTGATAGATTAGAAAAGCAAGGATATATAAAAAGAATTAGAGATGATAATGACAGAAGAAAGGTTTTTGTTGAAATTACAGAAAAATTTAATGATATTGCCAAAAAAAGACATGAATCTATAGAAAAAAAATTTGAAGAAAGATTACATAAAGTATCTGAAAATGAATTAGATATTGTAATTGATGGTTTAAAAATATTGAAAAAGATTTTCGAGGAGGAATGA
- a CDS encoding flavodoxin family protein, whose product MKIVAINSSMRKGRTYELLKNIGNKLDYDFEIINLKDYNINYCLGCEVCIKKDYCVINDDVEKLKEKLINADGIIISSPVYLENISGVLKTFFDRNCKWVHRSDLIGKPVLLVSTTAGSGLNDVLDYLESVMISWGMKPCGKIGRKIQEKKDVSLDELKLFIDSIERKSKKEKIKLSRLIRFQVQKAMSTNLLDIDRIFWNKTGLINKNYFYEENTKINPISKFISNQFGNFLSKKIKENAQKVKIQGGDKIEENI is encoded by the coding sequence CTGGATTATGATTTTGAAATTATTAATTTAAAAGATTATAACATTAATTATTGTTTAGGTTGTGAGGTGTGTATTAAAAAAGACTATTGTGTAATTAATGATGATGTGGAAAAATTAAAAGAAAAGTTAATTAATGCTGATGGTATAATAATAAGTTCTCCTGTTTATTTAGAAAATATATCCGGTGTTTTAAAAACTTTCTTTGATAGAAATTGCAAATGGGTCCATAGATCTGATTTAATTGGAAAGCCTGTATTATTAGTCTCTACTACTGCAGGTAGTGGGTTAAATGATGTTTTAGATTATTTGGAAAGTGTAATGATTTCATGGGGAATGAAACCTTGCGGGAAAATCGGCAGAAAAATTCAAGAAAAAAAAGATGTATCATTAGATGAATTGAAACTTTTTATTGATTCTATTGAAAGAAAATCAAAAAAAGAAAAAATAAAATTATCTAGACTTATAAGATTTCAGGTGCAAAAAGCTATGTCAACAAACTTATTAGATATTGATAGAATTTTTTGGAATAAAACTGGACTAATTAACAAAAATTATTTCTATGAAGAAAATACAAAAATAAATCCTATCTCTAAATTTATTTCAAATCAATTTGGTAATTTCTTATCAAAAAAAATAAAAGAAAATGCACAAAAGGTAAAAATTCAAGGTGGTGACAAAATTGAAGAAAACATATGA